The stretch of DNA TCTTCCCCAGGATGGGCTCCAGGGCCGGGGGCAGGGGGGGCCTCGCCTCCTGGCCCAGGCGCCGGGCCAGGTAGGGGCGCACCGTTCCCGACTGGATGGGCCCCGGGCGGACCAGGGCGATCTGGTGGGCCAGGTCCTCCAGGCTTCTCGGGCGGAGCTTCCGGCCCATGGCGGTCTGGGCGGGGCTTTCCAGTTGGAAGACCCCCAGGGTTTCCCCCCGCCAGAGGGGGCGGTAAACCGCCTCCTCCTGGGGGAGGCGCTCCAGGTCCAGCCAGACCCCCTCCAGGCGGAAGACCTCCTCCCGGGCCCTTTCCAGGGCCGAGAGGGTGCGCAGGCCCAAGAGGTCCAGCTTCACCAGGCCGAGGGCCTCGAGGTCGTCTTTGTCCAGGGTGAGCATGCGGATCCCCCCGGTGCTCCGCACCACGGGGGCGTAGCGGGTGAGGGGGCCGGGGGCCACCACCACCCCGCCCACGTGGGGGGTGAGGTGGCGCACCTGCCCCTTTTCCATGCGGGCGAGGAGGGCGAGGAGGAGGTCCTTCACGGGCGCCTCCCCCAGCACCTCCCGGAAAAGGGGCTCCGCCTCTTTTGCCCGGTGGGGGGAGAGGTGGCGGAAGTCCCGGCCCAGGGCCCGGGTGAGGCGGTGGCGCAAGGGGGCGGGCAGGCCTAAGGCCCGCCCCAGGTCCTGCACCGCCAGGGGCAGGCGGTAGGTGACGTAGGCGGCGGCCATGGCCTCCTCTGCCCCGTAGGCCTCCTCCAGGTGGCGGATCACCTCCTCCCGGCGGCGGCTCGCCAGGTCCAGGTCAATGTCCGGCAGGGCCTTCATCCCCCCGTGGAGGAAGCGCTCGAAGAGGAGGCCCTCCGCCACCGGGTCCACGGGGGTGAGGTCCAGAAGGTGGGCGAGGAGGCTCCCCACGGCGCTCCCCCGGGCGGAGGCCAGGATGCCCCGGCTCCGGGCCCAGGCGGCCACCCCGTGGGCCAGGAGGAAGAAGCCGGCGAGGCCCAGGGCCTCCACGGTGGCGAGTTCCTCCCTGAGGCGCTCCCGGTAGGCGGGCCTTTGGGGGTAGCGGCGCTCCAGGGCCTCCCAGGCCAGGCGGGAAAGCGCCCCCATGGGGGTCTGCCCAGGGGGGAGGGGGACGGGGGGGTCCAGGCTCCTTTCGGGCAGGAAGGGGAAGGCCAGGGCCTTCCCCAGGGCGCGGGCGTTGGCCCAGGCCTCGGGGAAGGGGAGGCGGTCCAGGGCCTCCTCCCGGCTGGGCAGGGCCAGGGCCTCGTTCCGGGGCCGGTCCGGGTGGGGCACCTCCACGCTCAGGCCCAGCCGGGCGCAGGTGAGGGCGTCCAGGAGGGGGTAGAGGTCCGGCGAGGCCTGGCGCACCTCGAGGGCCGCCACGTAGGGCAGGCCCCGGTCCTGGGCCAGGGCCCGCAGGACCCGGGCCCGGCGGTCGTCCCCCGGGAGGCGGGCGTGGTAGAGGGAGAGGAAAAGCCGATCCCCAAAGGCCTCCTTCAGGGCCTTCAGGAGGCGGTCCAAGGCCTCCAGGCGCCTTTGCGCCAGGAGGCGGCTTGGGAAGCCCTCCCGCCCCCCTGTGAGGAGGACCAGGTCCTCGTTGGCCGCCAGGAGGGCCTCCAGGGGGAGGCTCCCCTCCGCCAGGGCCTGGGTCAGGTGGGCGGAGAGCCGGGCGTACCCCTCCCGGCTCCCCGCCAGGAGGAGGACGGGGAAGGTGCCCTCCGGGGTTTTTAGGGGAAGCCCCGCCCCCAGGAGGGGCACCACCCCCAGGGCCTCGGCGTGGCGGTGGAGGCGCACCCCCCCGGAGAGGGAGAGCCAGTCCGTGAGGGCCAGGTGGGTGTGGCCCAGGGCCGAGGCCACCTCCAGAAGCCTCTCGGGGGAGGAAACTCCCCGGCCGAAGTAGGACTCCGTCCAGAGCAGGGCTAGTCCAGGATCCGGCTCAGCACCCATCCTTCCCCCTCCCGGTAGACCTCCAGGACAAGCCCCCCCTCCACCTCCAGGAGGAAGTAGTCCCGCCCGGGCTCAAGGCGCCACCAGCGCCCGCCGGCCCGCCAGCGGTCCAGGAGGCGCACCACCCGCCGCTTCCTGCCCAGGACCACCCACCGGGGTTTCCCCCGTGGCAGAGGACCTTTAGGGGCACCAGGTAAAGCCGCATCCTCCACCTCCAGGCTCCGGTAGCGGAAGCCCCATTCCGGGGCCAGGGCCTCCGGGTCCAGGACCTCCACCCGCAAAAGCGCCCCGGGGTAGCGGGCCAGGAGGGTTGCGAGCCCGGTTCCCGGCCGGCGGAAAAGCCCCTCCTGGTGGGCGGGGCGGTGGAGGCCCGAGGCCACCGCCCGCACCTCCTCCAGGGGCATCCCCCAGGCCCCGCTGCGCCGGAAGGCCAGCTCCAGGGCGAGCCGCACCTCCTTCTCCCCCCGCAAGGGGGCCTTGGCCAGGTGCTCCCCGCGGAAGCGAAGCCCCGCCCCCACCGCCTCCACCGCCACCCAGGTGGCGGCCTGGCCGGCGAGCCCCCGGTGGAGCCTCTGGGCCAGGTGCGCCAGAAGCCCAGGCCCCCCATCCACCTCGAGGTCCAGGGGGAGCCTGGCCTCCACCCATCGCCCCTCGGGGAAGCGGGCCACGCCAGGGCGCCAGGGGCCGTGGAGGTAGGGGAGAAGCCTTTCCCCTTCCGGGAGGTAGGCGCGGAGCTGGGCGGGGCTCCAGGCGAGGAGTTCGCCCACCCGCTTTAGGCCCAGGAGCCGGAGCTTCCCAAGCCCCTCGAGGCCCAACCCCACCCCCCTCAGGAGGTAAAGGGGGAGCCGGTCCAGGAAGGCCCGCTCCGCCCCTTCCGCCACCACCCGGGCTTCCCCTTCCCGGGCGGACCAGGCGGCCAGGAGGGCCACCTCCCGCCAGGCGGCCACTCCCACCCGCACCCCGTACCCCTCCGCCAGGAGCCGGGCCTCGGCGGGCGTGAGCCGGAGGAGGACGGCTCCCTCCGCCAAAGGCTCCACCCAGGGGGTGAGGCGGTAAAGCTCCTGGAGGAGGGCCCGCCAGGCGGGGGCGGCGTGGGCGGGGTAGGGGAGAAGGTGGAGGCCCGCCGCCCGTATCCGGGCCACCTCCACCCCCATCCCCTCCCGCACCCCGAGCCTTTGGGCCTGGGGGGAGAGGGCCACCACCCGCCCGCCCCGGTGGAGGGCCAGGGGGAGGTTTTTGAGCTCGGGCCGCTCCCGTCCAAGGAGCCAGACGGCCCAAGGGCGGAAGAGGGCGGCGGCCACCATCTAGAGCCTCCGCAGGATCTTGAGGGCCTCCAGGGCCTCCCGCCCCCGCAGGAGGAAGCGGAAGACCCCCTGCACCTCCACCTCCCCCGCGGGGAGGCGCAGGGTGGGGTAGGCGGGGTTGTGGGGCCTGAGGACCACCTCATCCCCCTCCAGGTAGACGTACTTCAAGGTGGTCCGCCCTTGGTGGAGGACCGCCGCCACCTCGCCCCGCCTCGGCCTGGGCCCCCGCTCCACCACCACCACGTCCCCCTCCAGGAGGTACTCGGCCATGCTGTCCCCCTCCACCACCAGGGCGAAGAGGCCGGGCCTGCCCGGGAGGGCCAGGAGGCCCTCGGCCTCCTCGAGGGACTCCTCCAGGGGGCCTGCGGGGATGCGGCCCACCAAGGGGATGGCCGTCCCCGCCACCAGGAGGCCCTCGGGGGTGAGTTCCAGGTGGGTGGGGCGGCCGTGGCCGGCGGGGTGGAGGCGGAGGAGGCCCTTCCTCTCCAGGGCCTCGAGGTGTTGCCGCAGGGTTTGGGGCCGCAGGCCAAGGAGGCGCGTGAGGTCGTGGGCCGTGGGGGAAAGCCCCTCCTGGACCATTTCCGCCACGGCCTTCAGCACCCGCTGTTGCCCGGAAGGCAGTTTCATAGGAACCCCCTAATACCTGTTATATAACAGGTATTAGGGGGCGTCAAGGCCCACGCCGAAGCGAGACCGTGAGCCCCGGACCACCCCCCTGGCGATCTCCTTGTGGGCTTGCCCGTTATCCCCTGGCCATCACGGGACGACGTGGCAAGCCTCGGCCGAGGTGGGGGGATTCACCGTGGAGTCCAGGGGCGTGAGGGTGAGGCACACCTCCTGACCGCTCCGCCCTTCCAGGCGGAGTACGGCAGCGTAAAGGGGCTGAGGCCGGTCCATCTGGATTTCGCTGTAGGGCGTGGAAATCGCTTGTTGGCCCACCTTGGCCTCCAAACGGTATCGCTTAGCCCAACTCCACTCGGCAAAGGTGAGCTGCAACGATTCGGGACCCACGGGGTCAAGCCGTAGCAGGGTCATCTGGCGGGGTTCTTGGTTGCGGTAGCAGGCCCGGGTGCGGGCCAGGGTGTAAACCGTCCCTCCTTCCAGCTCTAGGCGCAGGGTATCGGTTTGTAGGCCGGGCCCGGGGCAGGCCTTGGCTTTGAGGCCCAACGGGACGCTTGCACCAGGGGGGAGAACACCTGTGGGGGGCGTGGCGTCTTCCAACCAGGTCCCGCCCACCTCCACGCGCAAGACCTGGAAAGGCACCGCCCCGACATTGCGCAGTTCTTGCGAAAAGGCATAGGCCTCCAAGAAGGTGGTTTGGTGGAACCAGCCCTGAAGGCGCAAGAGCGGCGTCCCGTAATAGGCCTGGATGGCCGCGATGTCCCCCTGACTTAGCCCTTGGCGTTGCCCGAGCCGCTCTGGGGGCACCCCGTTCTTGGGCCGGATGGTGAGCTGGCCGTTCTTGGAGAAGGCCCGGGCGGAGTAGTGCATGACGGAGTCATAATCGTAAGCCCCTTGGAGGCGCCCTTTCAGGCCTAGCTTATCAAAGGCGTAGCGGTACTCGTCCACGATGTTGTCCCAAAGGATCTCCACGTACTCATCGCGGTCGCTGCGGCTATGCTCGTGCCAAAAGCCCAGGGCATGGAGGATCTCGTGAACCACCGTGCCCGTGGACGGAACCCCATCTCGGCCGCAGTACACGTCCAAGTCCTGCGCGCCACCTACCCACCCTACGGGTGACCAACAGGTGTCCTGGTCGTTGTCCACCATAAAGCGCACGTAATCCGGCTCGCTGGTGCGCTCTACGAAGCGGATGGAGGTCTTCTCCTCAATGTGCGCGATGGCCTCGAGGATCCGGGCCCGCTGGGCCTCGTTCACCGCTGGGTCAATGGTGTAAGGTACCCGGCCCTGGGGCCACAAAGCTCCATAGAAAAAGGGCTCCAAAGTAAACCCCTGCGGCGCAACCTCTCCAGGTCTTGGAAAGGAGCGCCGCGGCACCAGGATGTCCCCTTCTACCAGCAGGTGGTTGGGGTCGTGGGGAATGACCCTGCCCATTACCAGGGCTTCCCGTCCGTCCGGTAACGCCACCCACACGGGCTCCCAGGGAGCTGCCACGCCCCCCTCACGTTGCGTTGGCTGGGTGCACGACGCTAGCACCACGAGAAGGAGCCAAACCTTGCGCATACCCTACCCCCCGCATCCGGCCGCGCATGGGGTCGTGGCCAAGATAAAGTCCAGAGTTTTTTCCAGCGCGCCCACTTTCACGCTCAAGCGCGCTGGAGCGGCCAGGTACGTCCAGACCTGCTTTGGTTCAGGCCCCCTAAACTCCAACACCAACCGGTCTGGGCCCGAACGGTCGGGCCGGTACCGGCAGGCCACCTGGTCCACCGCGTCGCCCACCAATGGCCCCGTCAGGACCACGAGTAGGGCTTCCGGAGGAGCGTTAAAGCCCTCGACCCGCTGAAGGGGCACTGCTACCTCCACGACAGCTCCGGCCGGGACCACCACAGGATCGGGCACCGGTCCTAAGGTGAAGTCCCCTACCCGGGCCGCAAATCGCGCCTCTACCCGCCGGTTCTGGGCCATATCCAGGCTGCAAGGGGCGTAGCCGCTGCAATCCCCCACCCAGCCGGAAAAGAAATAGTCCCCTTCGGGAAGCGCCCGGAGCTCCACGCTCCTGTCGGGGCGAAGCCGGTAGGCGCACACTTGCCCTGATGGACAGACTTCGGTCAAGCCATCGTGTCGGACCGCTACCCGGCCACCTTCACCAACTTGAACCACGAGTTCCCGCAAGTTTGTGCTCCCGCCGGTGGGATCGGTACAGGAGGCTACGAATAGGAGTAGCCCCAGAAATAACGTCGCTCCTGCCCTCCGTTTACGCATAGGCTCCACCCGTCTTCAACAACCTACCCGGAACTTGCCACCCACCTTGTGCTTGGGTGCATAGGGATAGCGGCTAATGGGCTCCACAGCAGGGTGGCGAGCTTCCATATTGTAGCCGGCCCGCTCCAGGGGCTACAAGGGTGATCCATAGACCGAAATCTTCTCCAACGTCCTAACCCTTGCCCAGACCGCATCCCAAAGAGGCCTTTAGACCCTCTTGGGCAAACCACCGTGAGGTGCTGCACAGGCATGGGCGAGCGCGGCTTCCCTCGCCGAGAACCGACCCCCCAAGGAGGCCCCCAGTCCCGCTCCGCCTGGCCCAAGACGTAGCCCCTCCCACCCCCAACGGTCAAAGAGGTAGATCCCGGCGCTACCCCCGCGCCCTCTATCCCACCTCCCTCCACGACCTGTGAGGGGGAGTAGCCGCCTTCTGGAAAGGCCCTTTTTACTACAACCTTGCCTGCCTTTTGGACCGGTTGAATGGGTGGGGTGGACTAGCTTGCAAGGCGAGTAAAGTCTACTTGGCGGACTACCTACGGGGCACCCGGATTTCTCCCCGCTGGTTGGAGCGCAAGAGGCCCTCCTTTACCACAACCACAGGGTGCGCACCCTCATGGGCTCGGGGCTTGTAGCCTTTGCTAGCCTCGAGGACCTGGAGGCGCACCTCAAGGAACGCCCCGAGCGGAGGGGGGGCGGATCCTTATCTGGTAAGAGGCTTTACGCGAAGGGGCCAAGCGGACCTTTGTTCTCGTGGACATTTTCTCGCCGCGGAGCATTTCATGACCGGGCTTTTTTGGAAACAGGTGCCACCCCCCTTTCAATCTTTTTTTTGAATGCTCCCGGGACCCGGCGTGAGGATCAAGCGTCAAAAATAGAAGGGCTCGAGGGACCGTTCAGGAGAAAAAAGAGGGGGTAAAACCCCCGTTAAGAGAAAAAACGAAGGTTTATGAGTCGGAGGGGGTGTCCTTCGGTCAAAAAGTGCGCTCTCCGGGGGGAGACCCGGAGAGCGGACAGTCTAGAACCCTGCCCGGTTAGTGGGGGGTGGGGGCAGGTCGCGAGAGGGGGCAGAGCATCTCTATTGTCCTGAGAGCGGGGAGTTCGCTCCCCAAGCGGCTTCCGTGGGGGTGAACCCTCCCCGTTCTAATCCTCTTCTCAGCAAAAAACGGGGTACTATTGACGCCCCGATTTTCGCCGGAAAAGAGGGATGCCCCCCTCGTGGCCTCCTTACGGAACAAGGAGACCGCCTCGTGGTGAAGGAAGAGGCGGAGGGGCGCCCTACACATCAGGTTAACTATAGCGCCCAGGCTCAGCGCCGATCAGATTTTCCATCCCGCTTTTATCAAGTATTCCTCCCGCAACTTAGCGACAAACGCTTTCTCCTGCGCCGACCCATTCGGGGTTCCTGCTTTCATCCACCAAGAACTCCATTTGCCCTTGAGGTCCTCGTTCCAAGTGCCCTTTTTGTAGCGGGGAATGAGGTACCAGTAGCGGGCTCTCCACTCCCGAATACGTTTCTCGTCCTGCAACCCCATGAACACGGCTAGCTCCACGAAGATCTTCCGGTGTTCCATAGGGACCTCGGGGCGTTGAGCGTAGGTGATGTAGAGACCCATCTGGGGGGACCATTTGTTCCCCACCAGCTGTCGTAGGCGTTTCGGGGTAGTTCAAGGGCCTCCCGAGGAGGAAGAGGTACCGCAGGATGCCTGGGGGAATGTCGGGTAACTGGGGGATAGAGCGGAGACCCACGACCCACTCTTCCACCTCCAAGGGGTCCGGCCAGGGGAGGTTGTAGTAGAAGAAAAGGGTGCTCGCCTGAGAAGGGAAAACGTAGCCATAGAGGGCGCGTCTCACTCCTTCGTGGCCCCCAACAGTGGCTTCCCAAGAAGCGTACTTCTCTCGGGGTATGTCTATTTCCCGCATCCACCGGAGCACCTGGGACTCCGGGACGTTCCCTTGGGCGAGAATGGACTCGAACGTCAGTTGCGCATAGGCCACAAACTCGGCCATCTGGTAGCTGGGGGGTTGAGTGGGGGAAATATGTGAATGGGGGACGAATGGCTTCCCCTCGTAAATAGCCCAGAGAAGGCGGCTAAGGTTGTTGGGCTCGTCGAAGGGGGCTAGGGGGATGACCTTGGGGTCCTTCATAGGCATAAGGATAGAAACAGGGGCCCCTCTTCTTGAAAAAAGTGGGGTGGGGGCAGGAACGGGGCCCGCCTCGGCCCTGGCCTTCCTGCATGGGCGTGGAAAGGGGGGTAGGGTTCCCCTCCCCCTGGGCCTTCACCGAGCGCTCCCGGACCGAAGTCCGGGGAACCTTCACGCAAGGAAGCGCAGCTTCGGAGCGCGACATCGGGGGGGTCTCTCTGTGGGGCGTCTTAGTGCGCGGAAGGTTGTAGGTTACTGAAGGACGTGTTGGGTGAGCGCGTTTTCTCATCCATCCCCACCTCGCCTTAGGACAAACCCCTCCTGGGTCACAACGTGAATCGGCCTAGGGAATGTCCTACGCGACCTCCTTTCCGCTCTCCCCATCCATTGCCGCTTCTGGAGCGCCAAGCACCGCAACAGCGGCTATGTGGGGCGCAAGCCCATGGCCCGGCTTCCCCTTGCGTCCCGCCCAGGCGATGACTTGAACCGCCAGGTGGGCGGAGAGGCTCAGGGTCCGGAAACCCGGAAGACCAGGCGCTACAGCGTGAACCGTTGGGGTTCCCCGTTCCCTTGGCAACCTGGGAGGCGGGGATGCCCCCTTGGGTAATGCGCCCTACCGGGGCCTCGAGCGCCGCCTATCCCTAGGTGGCTCTAGAGGTGCACTGGGATTAGCGTTGGCAAGGAGGGTGTGTAGTATGTCGTGGAAAGGGGGTGAGGGGGTTCCGTTGCCTGATGGCAACCTGGGGTTATGCCTATCCGACCAAATGTTTGGTCGGGGTATCGTGCCCTAGACCCTAAGGGAATGGGATTGCAGGTGCTTCTCCTACTGGTCGTTTTGGCCCTGGGACCTCTAGGCCTCGCTCAAAGGCCCCTCAAAACCGTGGCGTGGGGCGGCTACACCCTGCGCATAGAGGGAAAGCCTGAAGGGGGTCAAGTGGCACGAATCCTGGCGGGCGAGCGCACCCAGTTGGAGATCCAGGGGTGGTTACTCAACGCCTCCTTTGGCGAGGTGACGGGTAAGGCTCCGAAGGAACTTCTGATCACTGACTTCTCGGGCGGAGCTCACTGCTGCCTTACCGTTTACCTGTTCACCCAGGAAGGGGGGGTGCGCAACCTGCTCTACGAGGAATTGGGAGATGGAAGTCTTGAGCTTCGGGATCTCGATGGGGATGGCCGCTTTGAACTGGTGCTGGCCCGTATCTACAGCTATTTCGGTGACCTGCCGTTTGCCCTCTCCCCGGGAGTGGTTCGGGTTTACGCCTACGACGGCTCGGTGTTTTACGAGGTTACCCGAAACCTTCCTAGCCTCACCCTCCGGGAGGTGGCGAGGTACCGGAAGGCGTTTCTGGAGGGGAAGCGCCGGGGCGATCTGGAGGCGATGAAGGGCAATGCCCTGGGCTACTGGGTCAACGCTTTGGTCGTTGGGCGCGGGGTGGCGGCCAAGAGCTGGCTGATGCAACATGCTCCTTTTGAGGTTAGGAGATGGCTTTTGGTTAACGAGGAGGCCCTTTTGCGGAGCGTTTCGGCGTTGGGTCTGAGTTACAACCGCACCCTACCTCCGAACACGCCCTAGCCTAAAGGCCCAGGCAAGGCTAGCCCAAAGAGGCTGCAGAAGGGCTCCAGGCTGGGTTTCCCAGTCGGCGCCCCCAGCCTCCATCTAGAACTTGGATGGAGCACCTGGTTCGGTCGGGGGTTAGCCTGAGGGCTCTCGGAGGAAAGGGGGGCTCTGATGCGCCCCACGTTCCTGTAGCGCTCGCGAACAAGGATCGCGGCCCCCTTATCTTCTGGGCTGAGCGGTAAGGTGCGCAGGAAGGTCTTGGTTGCAAGGTATAACCCGACCCATCTTA from Thermus brockianus encodes:
- a CDS encoding LexA family protein; amino-acid sequence: MKLPSGQQRVLKAVAEMVQEGLSPTAHDLTRLLGLRPQTLRQHLEALERKGLLRLHPAGHGRPTHLELTPEGLLVAGTAIPLVGRIPAGPLEESLEEAEGLLALPGRPGLFALVVEGDSMAEYLLEGDVVVVERGPRPRRGEVAAVLHQGRTTLKYVYLEGDEVVLRPHNPAYPTLRLPAGEVEVQGVFRFLLRGREALEALKILRRL
- the dnaE gene encoding DNA polymerase III subunit alpha, whose product is MGAEPDPGLALLWTESYFGRGVSSPERLLEVASALGHTHLALTDWLSLSGGVRLHRHAEALGVVPLLGAGLPLKTPEGTFPVLLLAGSREGYARLSAHLTQALAEGSLPLEALLAANEDLVLLTGGREGFPSRLLAQRRLEALDRLLKALKEAFGDRLFLSLYHARLPGDDRRARVLRALAQDRGLPYVAALEVRQASPDLYPLLDALTCARLGLSVEVPHPDRPRNEALALPSREEALDRLPFPEAWANARALGKALAFPFLPERSLDPPVPLPPGQTPMGALSRLAWEALERRYPQRPAYRERLREELATVEALGLAGFFLLAHGVAAWARSRGILASARGSAVGSLLAHLLDLTPVDPVAEGLLFERFLHGGMKALPDIDLDLASRRREEVIRHLEEAYGAEEAMAAAYVTYRLPLAVQDLGRALGLPAPLRHRLTRALGRDFRHLSPHRAKEAEPLFREVLGEAPVKDLLLALLARMEKGQVRHLTPHVGGVVVAPGPLTRYAPVVRSTGGIRMLTLDKDDLEALGLVKLDLLGLRTLSALERAREEVFRLEGVWLDLERLPQEEAVYRPLWRGETLGVFQLESPAQTAMGRKLRPRSLEDLAHQIALVRPGPIQSGTVRPYLARRLGQEARPPLPPALEPILGKTQGVLLFQEQLLRLLHHGAGMDWPEAEAFRKAVAKARDEEDLRPLRERFLRGLAATLGLAGEEAEALWRMVEGFRGYGFTESHALAFARHAYATLWLKAHYPAEFLAGLLSEAPGMWPLSTLRQEARRLGVPFLPLCVNRSGLHYRVEVQGGVKALRPPLTAAQGVSEGVARAILRERLRGPFRSLEEFRARLDPPQDALLSLARAGAFEGLHPRREALFRAGLAPQGPLLAEGVPPPPLPPLEAGERLALDLEAKGFSELPLHPMDLLRGRLEELGATPIPLLRPGPALTAGLVVAKQKPPTARGYAFYVLEDGPHRLQAVIPPEVWARRYPTLRDARVLLVQGALQGGAMRVEEVWDLEGSTA
- a CDS encoding M12 family metallopeptidase; the protein is MAAPWEPVWVALPDGREALVMGRVIPHDPNHLLVEGDILVPRRSFPRPGEVAPQGFTLEPFFYGALWPQGRVPYTIDPAVNEAQRARILEAIAHIEEKTSIRFVERTSEPDYVRFMVDNDQDTCWSPVGWVGGAQDLDVYCGRDGVPSTGTVVHEILHALGFWHEHSRSDRDEYVEILWDNIVDEYRYAFDKLGLKGRLQGAYDYDSVMHYSARAFSKNGQLTIRPKNGVPPERLGQRQGLSQGDIAAIQAYYGTPLLRLQGWFHQTTFLEAYAFSQELRNVGAVPFQVLRVEVGGTWLEDATPPTGVLPPGASVPLGLKAKACPGPGLQTDTLRLELEGGTVYTLARTRACYRNQEPRQMTLLRLDPVGPESLQLTFAEWSWAKRYRLEAKVGQQAISTPYSEIQMDRPQPLYAAVLRLEGRSGQEVCLTLTPLDSTVNPPTSAEACHVVP